A window of Drosophila santomea strain STO CAGO 1482 chromosome X, Prin_Dsan_1.1, whole genome shotgun sequence genomic DNA:
CAGGCAGGCAGGAGTCTGGTGGAGAACGAGGCAGACTTCTGGAAGTTCGTGGCCAAGTACGAGGCCATGATGCTCTCCACGGGCCAACCCATGCTGCCGCCCCGGCTCGCGGAGTCGGAGCTGACCAGTGTGCAGCCGTATCACCGCAGCAAGCATTTGGCATTGCGATTGGACGCTGACGAGCTGCTACAGGAGGCGTGCAACGAAATGCAGGCTCAGTTCCGGCATCTCCTGCTGGTGTACCTAGACTTCCGGCAGGCGGAGAAGTTCCAGCGCATCCGAAAGCTGCGGCAGTCACAACGCAATCTCCCCATTGCCCGTTTTCGGCAGGACTTGCGCGAGGCTCTGGACACGTCCCGCGTGGTCATAGTGGCCGGTGACACGGGCTGCGGCAAGTCCACACAGGTGCCCCAGTTTCTCTACGACTTTGGCTACCGCAGCATTGGTGAGCTCGCCTCTTTCCCCCCAAGGTTTCCTTATTGATGACCCGATCCTTTAATGCCGTAGCTTGCACCCAACCGCGCCGGTTGGCCTGCGTCTCCCTGTGCAAGCGGGTGGCGCACGAGCTGCTGGACGACTACGGCAGTCGGGTGGCCTTCCAGATCCGCTTTGAACGCAGCCGGACGCAGCTCACCAACATCATTTTTATCACGGAGggcctgctgctgcggcaACTGGCGGTGGCCGCCAACCTCGACCAGTACGACGCCCTCATTTTGGACGAAATCCACGAGCGCAACTTGTTCGGTGACTTCCTACTGGGTGTGACCAAGTGCCTGCTAAGGGCGCGGCCGCAACTGAAGCTAATACTCATGTCTGCCACCATCAACGTGGAGCTCTTCCACGGCTACTTCCGCGAGGAGGGCGCACGGCTGGTGCAGGTGCCGGGACGCCTCTTCCCCATCAAGCTGCGCTACCTGCCGCCTCCTGCACTGGAACTAAAGGCGGGCCAAGCGACGGCGGCATCCAAACGTTTTAAGGGCACCCGGATCGACCCGGCGCCATTTGTCCAGGTGCTTAGCCTTATTGACCAGCAGTATCCAAGTGAGTTTAGCTATCATGTTCCTGTAGGACTCCACTGATAAACATCTTACCCAGCCACCGAGCGCGGCGACGTGCTTATCTTCGTCAGCGGCGTGAACGAAATCGAATCAGTTGTGGAGGCTGTCCAAGAGTACGCCACCGAACAGACTCACTGGCTTGTCCTGCCGCTGCACAGTGGCCAAGCGATGGCGGAGCAAGGCAAGGTGTTTGACTACGCGCCCGAGGGCATGCGCAAGTGTATTGTGTCTACCAACATAGCCGAAACGTCGCTCACCGTGGACGGCGTGCGGTTCGTGGTCGATTCGGGCAAGGTCAAGGAGATGAGCTATGACGCCATATGCAAGGGCCAGCGCCTGAAGGAGTTCTGGGTGTCCAAGTCGTCTGCGGATCAGCGCAAAGGTCGTGCTGGGCGCACGGGACCAGGTGTAAGCTAGTACCTAACCCACGCTCGCGCCATTTCTCATATATCCATATTCCGGCCGCAGGTCTGTTTCCGGCTCTACACCGCGGAGCAATTCAACGCTTTCGAAGCCTATCCCACGCCGGAAATCTACCGTGTGCCGCTCGACACGATGCTGCTGCAGATGGTGTCCATGGGGCTGCCCGACGTCAGGGCCTTTCCCTTCATAGAGGCGCCGGAAACGGAGCGCATAGAGCAGACCATTCTGGCACTTAAGCAACACGTGAGCATTTCCCCGATACTCAATTATGTAAACCCCAATTCAACCTGGTCTTTAATCTCTAATGGCAGAGCGCTCTCAGCGTGGAGGAGAAGATCACACCATTGGGCAGCTCGCTGGCCAACTTGCCCGTGGAGCTGTCCATCGGCAAGATGCTGCTCATGGGCTGTGTGTTTCCCGaggtggagcagctgctgaCCCTGGCCGCCATGCTGAGTGTACAGAATCCGCTGACGAATCGTGCCCATACAGACCAGCGCTGCGTGCGCGAGCGGGAGTCGCTGGAGTCCGATCAGGGCGACATCTTCACCCTGGTGCGCCTCTACCGCGAGTGGGTGCAGCTCAAGATGCGGCGCGATGGCACTCGGCAGTGGTGCCGCCGCTTGGGCATCGAGGAGCAGCGATTCTATGAGGTGACCAAGCTGCGTCAGCAGTTCCAGCGCATCCTCGAGGGCTGCGGTATGGTGGTGGCCAGTGGTTCAGACGCCCAGCTGACGAGTGCCGAGCGCGCCACGCGGCATGGTGAGCTGCGCCATCTGAAAGCCATGAAACGCCGCCAGCGATTTGAGCAACCCCGTCAGCGCAAGTTGCTTAAGCACAGCGCTGGAAGGGCAGCGGAGGACGATGAGGAGCGGGATGAGCCACAGGGCGACGACATTCGGGACGTGGACTTCCGCCTGCGATTCGATCCTCGCCAGCTGTCGCTGCTGGAGCGTTCGGCGCGGCTCGACCGACACCGCGACGTTGTGCTAATGAAGCTGCTGCTCGGCTGCGGTTTCTATCCACAGCTGGCCATCAGCGACGAGTTCAACTACTGCAAGGGCGGTGGCCAGCAGTTCTTCCACACGCGGCTCAAGCCCTTCCTGCTGCAGCACCCCAACTCACACTTCGCCAAGCACTTCGAGCTGCTCAAGCTGGCCGACAGCGATCTGCTGCCCAAGCCGGACTTCTACACGCTCAAGCATCCGCTCAGCGAGCGCCACCAGCTGCTCTGCTACCAGTAAGTGCGGCAGTAGGGAATTGTAGCCCCATACCAAACCCCCAAAACTACTCCACAGATCGCTGCTGGAGACCGCGAAGCCCTATCTGATCAACTGCATCCGCCTGCCGGCTGCACAGACGCTATTGCTCTTTAGTTTCGCCATCGACACGAACGCGGGCATCACCCAGATCGTCTGCGACGGTTGGCTGGAACTGGATCTGCCCACGCCCGGCAGCGGTATGGAGCTTCTTAGTCGGGCCATCGAGTTGCGCCGACGCTGGAGCAGGCTGCTTTACGCCAAGCTAGACGGTAAGTGCTCCTCGGGAATATTTAAACTACTAGGCGGATGAATATATATAGGTAGATGAAAGTAGTTTTATATCATTATAGTCTTAGAATTCCTAAAAAAGGTCGGTAAAGTAATCGAAGTGACTAAAGGCGATACGATCTCCTCCGCGTTGGGCGGGAATCCATATTCGCGTCTGGGCAGAAGCTATTGGAAGGCTTATCCGACTGGGTTTGGTCCGAAGTGCTGACAGATGTGTTCCAGGCTTCCTTGAACTCCGGCGTATGCGATCTTTCGCCCGCGCTGTTCCGTCGCCTTTTCTGCGCATCCTCGTGGTAAGCGATGTAGGTGCGTATTTCGGCAATCCGCTTCTTTTCCTCCACGACCTTCTGGTTCAGCTGCGCCTCCATCTTGCAAAAGCCCTCCAGCTGGCGCTTAttctgctccagctgctgcaaCTGGCGGTAGAAACCCAGGTTGTCCGACGCCCGCTGGTCTGCCTGGAACTTGCTGATCTTGCGGTACATCTGCTGGAAGCGCAGCGGATCCTCGAAGTAGTTGGCCACGCAGGTGGGCATTTCCCGGTTGATCTGGATCGTTTTGAGCGCCCGGCCGCACAGTGGGCACTTCCTTTCTTGCGAGGATTGGCCCAAACAGGGGGCGCAGATCACGTGCCGGCACTGGGTCAAGTGGAAGGGCACGGCCGGATCAGTTTTGCGATGACGAAAGCACTTGTTGCAATGCACTCGAAACAtattgaataataatttttttccttCGCTTTGGACGTTTGCTCCTTCAAAAATGGTTACTTCGATATTCAGTTAAGTTCCTACTTCAGCGGTCTGGCTACTCCGCCAACAGACCTTTTCACCATACTATTGGGTGTGGTGtattcaaatttaaagatttttcACCATGATATTTTAAAGCATATATTAAACTATAAAATGATGGAAACGCGATTTTTGCATTAATACTTTCCAATTTGCAGACCTCAACAGCAAACAGGAAGCCCCTTCCCCTTCAAGTGAAGACAGGAGCAGCACTCTGTGGCACGATCTTGTGGACTATATGGCGCTGGACGTGGCCTATTCGATTCGCCGGCTGCTTCCCGCCGATATCAAGAGGCTCTACTCTCACCAGGCCCCCTCGACACGACTCACGGAGCTCAAGGAAAACCCCTTTGCCGTCGACTATCCCATGACTCCGAATGAAGAAAAGGGCGGCCTCAACGTATCGGAGCACGTGGTGTACAGCTGCTTGGCGGAGCAGCAGTGGACGTTGGCCATGGACGCGGCTCTACGGGCAGAGCCATGGAAGTGCACGCGCTGCGATCTCGAACTCGAGGAGTTCGATGTGCTGGAGCAGCTGGTGCACCGACCCAAATGCAAGGGACGCAAGGCGCAGGGCCAAAAATCGAAACCAACTAGCGCAGAGACCTCAACGGAGGCACCCACGAGCTCCCGCTCCCACTCCTCCGGCGGCTATTACTGCGACACCTGCAACAGGGAGTTGAAGCTGTCAAAGATCGACATCCTGCGGCACAAAAAGCAGTGCCGAAATAACAAGTAATCGACtgaataaaatcaattaactaTACAAAAACAGACAacaatgtatattttaaatgcgCCTATTTGACGCACTAGAAACttttaacaaaacaaattaactTTTGGGTCAGGAAACAGTCAACGAAAACGAAAGGGCTTTGATATTAAAAACCGTGATACTCGTATTACGCctgaaaacaaaatgtttaaatttgccgaaattgtttttaaaattatttttgaaaataaactgAAAAGTAATGGGAAACGTTAGCTTGCTTTAATTCAAGAACCCTTCAGCCACGTTATGATGAAAAAAACACCGTTAAATGTTAGCCAGAAGTTATTATTCTGTTTTTCCAACCAAAAATGTTCCGGTTTTGGGCCAAAACAatggcatttttaattaaaatcaattataaCCCATTCAATTGCCATTGAAGCCGACGggaaatttccattttaatcAAATTGGTCAAAGAATGAATTTATAGAATAAATTATCCGACACGAAATATGTGATTTGATAGCTATGCCTGTTAGCTATACAATAGGTTGATGCTTAAGTGGCGCTGCTTATTTAACCAAATTGTAATTTGTGAAGTTGTCAGGAGTCAAGACTTGAATTTTCGGCTGACAACAGAGCTTGCAGAATTCTTCACCCTTTTGCTATGGGATTGCGATTGGGATTGTCTTTTTGCACAATTTTGTAGCTCACAAAATAGTTGTTAGCTTAGGACGATGACAAAACGGATTTAGAGATTTGTATTGGATCTGCACCTTAATGCGACGCTCCTTTCGCCCGTGCTGTTGTTGTCCTAATCTCAGGACACAGAAGCTGCGCTTGTTTATGAAAAGGTCTTTGGCTGTCAAGCTGTCCAATTTTCAGATATAGTTGTGCGCTTCCTCGGCAGGGCAGCTCGCTCCCTCTGCTTCGCCCGGCTGTCTACTTCCTTGGAACTACATTGTTGTTACTGTCGAGCTCTGTGCCTTGCTTCCCTCAGCTTGCTTGTCCGCTTTTTCCCAAGAAAGAAGGATGGAACTGAGTTACACGACTGTGGGATACCCACTGCTAGATTGTTACAAAATGCATTGCCTACTTAAGTGCGCCAAGACAATGTTCTGAAATGCGTTGTGTGTTGCAAACAAATATCCATTAAATCCATTAAAAAGTAGACAGTACGCCATTTCGCGTGGTGTGCCAGAAGTCCTGGTTCATTTGGCGGAGGATCCTTGTACCGGAGACCTAGATTTTTCGTGTTACATGACTACAACGACATTTTTGTTAATGCTGGTCAATTATATACATTCGTGCTGCACATTTCTGCTGAAAAACAGCATGCTCTTTGCCGATACAAGTAAATGGAATAACAAGAAACTTTTGGGCAACATTCTGCGATGTCTTACAAAAAAGTGTTGCATGCTTTCGGGCGTGTGCAGCATGCTGTCCtttacgcacacacacacagacactggcttgcactatgggaaatttgaccactttttctggcctaaattaataactccagaacggggagagatattcaattggtgttttttgtatgggGTTACACTAGTCCATATCTCTTATggtaccaaaaattgtgggcgtggcaccgccctttctattttttgtaattaataactccagaacgaataaagatatttaatttttttttttgcattaatttgcactaGACCATATCTAAACTTACCCCAAaaactgggggcgtggcacagtcccttatatttttattattaattttcgtaaaGGCTTTCTCTCATTTTTCATGCTTTTTCTTATCTCAGCCaaaacaactgatttcgtgatagagtttatatactttattattttacagaAGTTAACAAAAATAGTACcaataaaaataacgaaacaattcagcaactcccgtttagcatgagattactctgaatttggaaaagtagggttaagtctaaaatctataaattctcCCAAAATCGGTAAAAGTGGTtcttaaaattacaataatctgaacaagaattaaataagctacaacatgaggtatatttcattgatgcaatctgctgcaatcactttaaatctctattcaaaacagctgatttctttgttgtggcgccatctattaaaatttctggtatgcagcactaaagattggtcaattatgaatgcgtacactaAATATTAGTGTTTGGTTACCCCTAGAATATTTCTCCCCTGTGATGTTAAGATACAATATATGATGTACAGattcttcacttaataaataaaacaaaaaaactaaatattattgtaatattccgactttcagaaaatgggttttggccagaaaaaggggtcaaatttcccatagtggCTTGTTTAAAAGTTGATTTCAATATAAGTTTTATGTTCCCTAACAGAGAACTGCAAAAGTGGCATTTTTTCCACCCTACTCACACTCAACACATTTGAGTGccgggtgccactcacactGGGCACCGCGGGTACTTTCAAAcacccgctcaaaatattcgggtgtctgcaaGCACCCTGGTGTGCGTGCACCCGAATTAATGCACTCGGCACTCATAACAAAAGATATAGAATGCAAACTGACAGAAAAAAGCAAGTGCCCAAAAAGTTATGTGTGGCTAAAacacttatttatttctcgTAAACACTCGGGTGTCTCGCAGACACCAGGTACTCACCCCTTTCCTCAAGCTCTTTCCACGTCAGAGCTCACAGCTGGTTGTAGCTCCTGGAAAATGGCTAGCTCAGGCTCTTCCTCCAGTAGGTCGAGATCACATTGTAgtatcctctgctgccacttaaaatcactgcaccacacactcacaactagtatttttaaaaatttcatcGAAAAAGGGGTTTGCTTATGTAtaacttttgagaagcgcagaggagggcacctatattttggtattatttagtatttttagtattaagtatttagtattatttagtatttagtatttgctgttatttagtatttttagtattatttagtatttattaCTAAGtgttatttagtatttttagtattatttagtatttagtatttggtACTAAGtgttatttagtattattcattatttccttttaatgtaaCGTAATACTTTTAGCTATCTTACTTATAATTGACATAAGCTGTCGACATACAGTGCAGAAAATAGTCGAGCAACCTGTGAATATGTGGTGGCTGAAAGGAAGTCGCGTTCGAGTAAGAAAACACCTGGTTGGTTGGATTCcttttattcatattttatttcaatattttatatgttaggcaaattatgcaaaatgataaaaaaaacgtATATATAAGAACCCTTCTAGCAATTACAGTTAGATtacaatttataattataattgttttgattttgagcTAATTTGAACAAATTGTTCGCAAcgttacaatatttttttgtatttctttctGTTTCTGTATCTGTTTGTGGTTTTACAAAATGCCTGTATAGAGCTTTGAATTTCTGAGATATTTATTACAATCATGTTGCGTTTGTCCAAATTCGAAAGCaaactttataaataattacTCTGTAAATAACTGcgaatacaaaaaaaaacgagcaCAATAAAAATGGTAAGGTAACTTATGATTTACGTAATACTTTTGCTTATTTAAAACCAAGTATGGGTTGGGGGTGTACACTCGTAGTTTCGTTGATTCTCCTAGTAAACCCACATCAAGTAACGATTTTCTAGGGGCAAGTTTGGGGCGGTTCTTTACACGTCTATATCTATTGAAAGCACTGGCTCTTAACTCTCCTCAactctcttttttttcaggCCTGCCTGGGGCAACAAGCCACATTTCCTTTAGAGTGTCCTCGTCAATTTTCCCCACACGCTCGAAATGAAGTAGTTTGGCAGTGCCCGAGagtgcatttttattaaataaaaacgcaTCTGCATGCCAGTGGATTGCCAGTGCGCTGCAGGAAACTAGGCGTATAATTGGTATAAATAATAGGAAAATGCAGGTTGATTGGCAAATATCGTACAGCATGGCAAAGAATGGTGGGCGTTGTCTGGACTCAACTGCAACTTTACCACCAGCGTAGTAAAGTAGTCGTTTCTGTGCCGTCCAATGTTACCCATTGGACTTCACATTACTTTGCGGGTATATTCGTACTGATGATGAATGCCTTGCATATGCGTTCGTTTGCATACTAAATGAGTCGGGTGAAGGTAATTTGACGGTTTTGGAGTGTTTTCGCGGAAATGGTACATGGAAATAAGCCAACGCCTTGCCTATAACTTTTCGTTTCTTCGCAGTGGTTGTGGTAATGGGAGATTGGGTGTATATTTAATGCCTAGAATGTCATACGTGAgtccatgtacatacaaatttatttaatatgtcTTTATAACTAGTACAATCGTAATTATAGCTGCGCGCCCTCCCTCTAGACTATATGTATACATAGAAGTTTCAATTCATTGTTTTAATTGCGAATGCAAACTCTTTATCCTACCGCTAAACGCACTTAACAAACTTACCCGCTATAAATATACTTTCATGTAGTTTAATTCCCGAATCGCGTGGTGGCTTTcgtaaaactaaaaaaaaaattaaggaTGCAAGTGGTTCCTTACActaatataagtatatatcattaatatatatatatatatatatatgtatctatatatgGTAGCCTAATGCGATTAACTGTATGCCTTtacatttacaattttaaaaaatttggaaaaaattaaGTGTTTTATTCCTCTTCATTGCGCTTAAACAAACTGTCGTTGATTTGAAAGTTCTTTATGTATACTTGTTCATAATAGGATATTTCTTGTTCTAGGGTtcatataagtttaaaattgtgtgtggtgtgtatatatatgtatgtctcTTTATATACGAATAATGCATTTTGTACCGAACTAGCTATAGTCTACACAAAAAAAGGTGGTTTTAAAATTGGGTTTTACGTATAATCCGCCTATACGAATTTGGGATTTGATGCTTCTAAGTGCGACTTCATCGCCCTAACGGATTTGAGTCTCTGTCTATTTGCTTTTCAACCATGTAACCATCATCTAGCTCGCTGACGATTACATATTGCTCGTCGCATTTGCCTTTCTTGCCTGTTGTGTTGCATGTTCATCGATTTAATTACTAAAACCTACATCAGTCGTTTGGCACACAAGTCACGCAGTGGCGTGAACCACGGAACAGAATCCTTCCGCCGGCTATTTTTACAAGCCGCAACAGCGGATGTTGATGTtcatgttgatgttgatgttgatgttgatgttgtaTTTTG
This region includes:
- the LOC120455069 gene encoding RING finger protein narya — its product is MFRVHCNKCFRHRKTDPAVPFHLTQCRHVICAPCLGQSSQERKCPLCGRALKTIQINREMPTCVANYFEDPLRFQQMYRKISKFQADQRASDNLGFYRQLQQLEQNKRQLEGFCKMEAQLNQKVVEEKKRIAEIRTYIAYHEDAQKRRRNSAGERSHTPEFKEAWNTSVSTSDQTQSDKPSNSFCPDANMDSRPTRRRSYRL
- the LOC120455067 gene encoding probable ATP-dependent RNA helicase DHX34, whose translation is MSRKSKTTDGHAFTGRRTQLNLIEFSFLDRKAELSGLLQAKSRQAGRSLVENEADFWKFVAKYEAMMLSTGQPMLPPRLAESELTSVQPYHRSKHLALRLDADELLQEACNEMQAQFRHLLLVYLDFRQAEKFQRIRKLRQSQRNLPIARFRQDLREALDTSRVVIVAGDTGCGKSTQVPQFLYDFGYRSIACTQPRRLACVSLCKRVAHELLDDYGSRVAFQIRFERSRTQLTNIIFITEGLLLRQLAVAANLDQYDALILDEIHERNLFGDFLLGVTKCLLRARPQLKLILMSATINVELFHGYFREEGARLVQVPGRLFPIKLRYLPPPALELKAGQATAASKRFKGTRIDPAPFVQVLSLIDQQYPTTERGDVLIFVSGVNEIESVVEAVQEYATEQTHWLVLPLHSGQAMAEQGKVFDYAPEGMRKCIVSTNIAETSLTVDGVRFVVDSGKVKEMSYDAICKGQRLKEFWVSKSSADQRKGRAGRTGPGVCFRLYTAEQFNAFEAYPTPEIYRVPLDTMLLQMVSMGLPDVRAFPFIEAPETERIEQTILALKQHSALSVEEKITPLGSSLANLPVELSIGKMLLMGCVFPEVEQLLTLAAMLSVQNPLTNRAHTDQRCVRERESLESDQGDIFTLVRLYREWVQLKMRRDGTRQWCRRLGIEEQRFYEVTKLRQQFQRILEGCGMVVASGSDAQLTSAERATRHGELRHLKAMKRRQRFEQPRQRKLLKHSAGRAAEDDEERDEPQGDDIRDVDFRLRFDPRQLSLLERSARLDRHRDVVLMKLLLGCGFYPQLAISDEFNYCKGGGQQFFHTRLKPFLLQHPNSHFAKHFELLKLADSDLLPKPDFYTLKHPLSERHQLLCYQSLLETAKPYLINCIRLPAAQTLLLFSFAIDTNAGITQIVCDGWLELDLPTPGSGMELLSRAIELRRRWSRLLYAKLDDLNSKQEAPSPSSEDRSSTLWHDLVDYMALDVAYSIRRLLPADIKRLYSHQAPSTRLTELKENPFAVDYPMTPNEEKGGLNVSEHVVYSCLAEQQWTLAMDAALRAEPWKCTRCDLELEEFDVLEQLVHRPKCKGRKAQGQKSKPTSAETSTEAPTSSRSHSSGGYYCDTCNRELKLSKIDILRHKKQCRNNK